The Candidatus Methylomirabilis tolerans DNA segment CGAACGCGATCAGTAAGGTGCCGACGATCCATCCACCCAGCAACATGATGAGTAGCGCTCTCATCGTCCCCTCATTGTCGGTTTCAGTCCTCTCGTCCTGATGTTCATCCTGATCTCCTATGCATGAGCCAGTTCCGGGGTGAGGACCCACAGCAGCCGATAGCCCCTCTGGGTCTTAGTGAGACAGACCATCGTGCCTGCGTCCGGCCAGAGAATCTCCTTCTTGCTATCGCCGAGCACCAGAGCCGAGACAAGACGGCTCAGGTGCGGCAGATGGCCCACGAGCATCAGCGGCTCTCCGGCGATCTCCAGCTCAGCGCGGACCCTCTCCGGATCGTCACCAGGCGCAAGCCCCTCGATTTGCCGGATGCCGAGCCGCGGCGTGAGGTATTCGGCTAAAATCTCGGCGGTCTGCTGCGCACGAAGTTTATCTGAGTGGCGGATCTGCGCCACCTCAAGTTCTAGGATTGCAGCGCACCGGGCCACTCGCTGAACCTCCTCGCGCCCGCGATCGGTCAGCGGCCTGGCGGGATCCTCCATGTCGGCCTGCGCCTCTCCGTGTCGCACCAGGTAGTGCCGCAACGCCTGTTCG contains these protein-coding regions:
- the sixA gene encoding phosphohistidine phosphatase SixA, giving the protein MAAEQALRHYLVRHGEAQADMEDPARPLTDRGREEVQRVARCAAILELEVAQIRHSDKLRAQQTAEILAEYLTPRLGIRQIEGLAPGDDPERVRAELEIAGEPLMLVGHLPHLSRLVSALVLGDSKKEILWPDAGTMVCLTKTQRGYRLLWVLTPELAHA